The genomic segment GATTGTGCGCACCGTAATCATCATACCGTTCGGCGTTCTTATTCTGATACAAAAGGCCGATCACTTCGCGGTCATGATTGCCCGCCAAAGTTCTGGCCTGATTGATATCCGACGGATCATGCTCGACCACGTTTTTATATATTTTTGTGATCGCGGGGTCAACTTGAATTCCGTTTTTATGCGTCAAAAGTGTGATCGCATCGGGACTGCTCATGGTTGTCTGAAAAAGATCTTTTTGGAAAACCGGGCAACGTTGTAAAACGCGGATAAACGACAAACCGGGATGATTGTAACCGGCTTCGATCGTAGCGTACAGATGCGCCGGATTCCAATCTACCGTCTGTGCGACGAAGGAAACATTGGAGACGCCGAGCGTGGTTTGTATCGGATTGATCGGAGGTAATTGCGATCCGCGCGGTGAGGTATTGGAAACTGTACCTTTATTGGAAGTCGGTGAAGCTTGTCCTTTGGTCAATCCATAAATTTCGTTGTCCAGAAGCAGCACGGTGATATTCATATTATAGCGAATGGCGTGAATCCAATGCGCCGTACCGATGGAGCAACAATCGCCGTCGCCGGTGGCGACAAACACATGCAGATCCGGACGGCGAAATTTGATACCATTGGCTACGGGAAGTGCACGGCCGTGCAAACCGTGAAATCCGTAGGTTTTCATATAATGCGGCAGACGGCTCGAACAGCCGATGCCGGACACAAATACTGTTTTTTCGGGCGGTAATTGTTTTTCGCTGCACAGTCTTTGTACAGCGGTCAAAATGCCGTGATCGCCGCATCCCGGACACCAGCGTGCCGTTGCGCTTTCATAGTCGGCTAACGTGTAATAATCCTCAGGTATATCGAGGACGCAATCGGATTTTAATCCAAACACGGGAGTGCTCCTTTATATGATTTTATTATTATAGTTGACATGGTCAGGCCATAACCGGTTCGTCGTTTTCGACCAGGGATAATTCCTTTTTGATCATATCCAAGATCATGCCCGGACGTATCGGTTGGCCGTGCACATTGGAGAAACAATCCACATCGGTCAATGTGTGAGCGCGCAAGTACCAGGCCAGTTGCGACATCCGGCGGTTTTCCGGCGTGATCAGCGGATCATTCAGATTATCCGAATAGTTGATTTCCACCGTCATGACTTTTTTGAACCGTTTGAAAATATCTTTGAGACCCGGTTCTATCGGCGAGAGGAAACGCAGATGCAGAGACGATACGCGACCGCCCAATGCACGGGCACGATGGACGGCTTCTTCGATCGCACCGAGGGTCGAACCCCAGCCGACGATCAGCAGATCACCTTCGGGATCGCCGTTGACGACCGGCGGTTTGAGTGATTGGAGAAATGCGGCCAGCTTACGGCTGCGCATATCGCAACCGACCTGATTGGTTGCCGCTTCGTACGCGACTTTGCTGCGCTGGTCATGAGCCAATCCGGTGAGAGTGTACATCCCGTTTTTCTGGCCGGGTATCGGGCGGCGGCTGAGGCCAGTTTCTTCATCCCAATCAAACGCCGGAACGCCTTCGCGCCACGGGCTTTGATCAATCGGCGGAGCAAACCATTCCTGATTGATTTGCGGACGCGGGTACGGCTGTACGCCGGTTGCGAGATTGGCATCGCTGAGCAAAATGACCGGCATGCGGAAAGCCTCCGCAAGACGCCGGGCGAGAATGACGAAGTGAAAACATTCTTCGATCGTTGCAGCGGCTAAAACTATTTTTGGGGCATCGCCGGGTTGGCCGTATAGCGCATAGAGTAAATCACCTTGTTCGACTTTGGTCGGTAAACCGGTCGAAGGTCCGCCGCGCTGGACATTGACGATCACGAGGGGAACTTCCGCCATGACCGCAAGGCCGATGAATTCGGTTTTGAGCGCCATGCCGGGTCCGGAGGTGATCGTGATGGCCGTTTTACCGGCATACGATGCGCCGATGGCAAAACCGATTGCGGCGATTTCATCTTCCGCTTGATGGATCAGCCCGCCCGCTGCTTCAAAACATTCAGCCAAATGATGCGATGCCGATGTCGCCGGGGTGATGGGATACATGGAACACAATTCGATGCCTGCGGCCAATGTGCCGAGACTGATCGCTTCATTACCATTCATCACGACAAATTGTTCATCGGTCGCCATCGCCGGTATGTCATATTGAAATTTGAGATTTTGTTCGGCCCAGGCGTATCCCGCACGGAACAGTTTGAGGTTGACGTCCACGACGTCTTGCTTTTTTTTGCGGAAAGTATGACGAATCTGATTTTCGGCTTTGGCCGTATCGCGCTGATAGATGCAGCACAACATGCCGAAAACCCACATGTTTTTGCCCTTGCGCGGATCAGCGATATGCTTCATGGATTCTTGTTCGATCGGTATCTCGATCACGTCATATCCGCGCGATTTCAGATCGTTGAGACCTTCGGTATATTCGTCCTGTATTTTTTTGACATCATGTTTGGCCCACTTGTTATCCAGAAGGATTTTTGTACCCGGGCGAAACGCTTTTTGATCAATGCGCCCATAAAGCACCTGTTCATTCAACGCAACGACCAGGTCGGCTTCGTCGCCCATATTGGTTATTTTTTTGGAGCCAATGCGGATACGAATACCCGACGCACCGGCTTTGGAACGTGCCGGCGGTTGGATTTCGGCGGGAATGATCTCGACGGTCCAAACCCCATTGCCCATTTTGGCGGACAGCATACCGAGCGATTGACCGGCCTTTTGTGCGCCTTCACCGGAATCGCTGACAATTTCTACAATATGTTCGTGAATTAAGGTTTTTTGGACTGAGGCATGATTTCCCCCGGAAGAAGTGGATTCTTTCATGATTTCCTCGTTGATATCGGTTAATAAAGGACTTAAAAAGACTATATCATTACTTTTGTCAGGATAAATGTCGTTTCGGAATTCTCATGAAACAATGACATTAGTCTTGAATCAGCATGACCTTTATAAGGCGAAGTATCAATAGAAAGAAGGGATGAACCGCGTATAATGGAAAAAAATACCCATAACCAATGATGCGAATATTGGAGTTCCAAAAACATAGTTTAGATTTCTCTTTGCGGCTTTGCGAGAGGTTATTACTGATAATTATTTCGGTAGGTACAAGACACTTCGGTACGTCGCTTTGCTCCTACTTGATATCTGATAGCGTGCGCCGAGTTGAGACGCTTATAGTAACAGAATACATATTCTCGCCAAGACGCCAAGTACCCAGAGTACAATCGAAATATGGTTATTGCGGCGTTGTACAAAAACATGTACACATCAAGACGTCAGATGCGCTAAGAATACGCCCACGCCAAAAACACTTTATCCATTCTTTGGCGGGTCTTGCTTTTGTCTCGTTTATTTAATTAAATAAACGCACCTGCCTGTACGATTACTTTATATAGTTGAAAAAATACGTCCGTAAAATAATAAAAGGAGTCCCATCCAATGAGCGTCGGAAAATTTAAAATCGAACCGTTGATGCTATTGTTGGTTTTTGTGCCGATCAGTATTGTATTGGAAGTGATGCATGCCGATCCGGTTTGGATTTTTGTGTCAGCGTGCGGAGCGATTATTCCTTTGGCGGGTCTTATGGGAAAAGCCACGGAGCATCTTTCGCATAGTCTCGGCGCCGGGTTGGGTGGCCTGCTCAATGCGACGTTTGGCAATGCGGCGGAATTGATCATCGCGCTTTTTGCACTCAAAGCTGGTTTGCACGATGTAGTCAAAGCGTCGCTGACGGGATCCATTATTGGAAATATTTTGCTTGTGCTCGGTTTGAGTATTACAGTGGGCGGGCTTAAATTTGACAAACAAACGTTTAATCGTACCGCTTCCAGTAACGGCGCTACGCTTTTGGCCCTGAGTGCAATTGCGCTGGTAGTACCGGCCATTTTTCATATGCTCGTCAAAGGTCATCCCGATGCACATGAACAGGAATTGAGTCTGGAAATCGCCATCGTACTTTTTGTGATTTATATTTTGAGTTTGATTTTTTCACTGCGCACGCACAAACATTTGTACGCCGGCGACAGCGCCGAGGTGCCGCATGAACATGACGGTCCTATTTGGTCAAAAAACAAAGCGATCGGCGTTCTGCTGGCTGCAACGGCATTCGTAGCCCTGATGAGTGAATTCCTTGTGGGCGCCGTCGAACATACGGCTAAAACCTTCGGCATGACGGATGTTTTTGTCGGTGTGATTTTAGTGGCGATCATCGGTAATGCGGCAGAACACAGTACGGCTATTTTAGTGTCGGCTAAAAATCAAATGGATCTTGCGATGAATATTGCTATCGGATCAAGTATTCAGATTGCGTTATTCGTTGCCCCGGTACTGGTGTTTGCGAGCTATTTTTTTGGTCAACCGATGGATTTGATTTTTACGACATTCGAAGTTCTGGCGGTAGCGTTATCGGTTGCCGTACTGGCTTTGGTGACAATAGACGGTGAGTCCAACTGGATGGAAGGCGTTCAACTTTTGGCGGTGTATGTGATATTAGGTATCGCGTTTTATTATTTGCCCGCGCATTAAAAAAACCTAGGATAATTTTGGAGGACGTCGAGCGTTGTGTTTAACACGATACGCCGAGACGTCCTTATTTTTTTTACGCATCGCGATAAAACAGTTATCGGTCATTTCGGCGGGATTACGCAACGACTTAGAAATGACAGACTCTTAGAAAATTTATCAGCGGTGGATTATCCCACTTTCGCGTGTACGGTCAATAAATCATTTCCGAGTATGGCGTGAAGTTGATCGCCTGTCACGACCGGACCGACGCCTTTCGGCGTTCCCGTATAGATCAGATCGCCGCGCTCCAGTGTAAAAAATTGTGAAACGTAACTTACGATAGCGGCGATATCAAATATCATATCCGATGTATTGCCGTTTTGACGGATCGTACCGTTGACAAGAAGTTTGATATCTTGCTGCATGATATTTCCGGTCTGTTCTTTAGGCATAACCTGAGAAATGCACGCCGAGGTGTCAAAGCCTTTAGCGATCGTCCAGGGCCGTCCTTTTCTCTTGGCTTCGCTTTGCAGATCGCGCAATGTCATGTCTAGTCCGACAGCGTAACCGAGTACGTGATGCATTGCATCGGCCGGTGATATTTGTTTTCCGGTTTTTCCGATCACGATGATGAGTTCGACCTCATGATGCATATCGTTGGAAACGGACGGACGTAGGATCGTACCGCCGTCGTATATCAGCGCGGAAGGCGGTTTCATAAAAATCACCGGTTCGGTAGGAAAATCGGGTTCTTTGCCCGCCGGCGTCAATTCGATGATGTGTTCGCGGTAGTTTTGGCCGACGCATAAAATTTTTGAAACGGGTATTTTTTCTCCCGATGTGTGCATAGTGACATGTGCCATGATATTTTCCTTGGGCTTGAATTGTGTGCAATAACTTAGTAAGTTTTTACGCGATCAGGAAGAGATAATTTCTAATCGCACCGTCTGTCTAAATATTGAAAAATTTTTCCGTACATACAGGAGAACCTATGTCCAATAACAATGTCAAAATCCCCAACGCTCAGAGCAAAATAACACGCGATCCGTTTCCGGCTTCCAAAAAAATCTATGTCGAAGGAAGTTTACCGGGTGTGTACGTGCCGATGCGCGAAATACAGATCAATAGCCGCGGCGCGCATGGTGTGAAGAGTAACGGGAGTTCAACCGAGCAGGTGACCGTATATGATACCAGCGGACCGTACACCGAT from the bacterium genome contains:
- the cax gene encoding calcium/proton exchanger, which gives rise to MSVGKFKIEPLMLLLVFVPISIVLEVMHADPVWIFVSACGAIIPLAGLMGKATEHLSHSLGAGLGGLLNATFGNAAELIIALFALKAGLHDVVKASLTGSIIGNILLVLGLSITVGGLKFDKQTFNRTASSNGATLLALSAIALVVPAIFHMLVKGHPDAHEQELSLEIAIVLFVIYILSLIFSLRTHKHLYAGDSAEVPHEHDGPIWSKNKAIGVLLAATAFVALMSEFLVGAVEHTAKTFGMTDVFVGVILVAIIGNAAEHSTAILVSAKNQMDLAMNIAIGSSIQIALFVAPVLVFASYFFGQPMDLIFTTFEVLAVALSVAVLALVTIDGESNWMEGVQLLAVYVILGIAFYYLPAH
- a CDS encoding 2-oxoglutarate oxidoreductase, which gives rise to MFGLKSDCVLDIPEDYYTLADYESATARWCPGCGDHGILTAVQRLCSEKQLPPEKTVFVSGIGCSSRLPHYMKTYGFHGLHGRALPVANGIKFRRPDLHVFVATGDGDCCSIGTAHWIHAIRYNMNITVLLLDNEIYGLTKGQASPTSNKGTVSNTSPRGSQLPPINPIQTTLGVSNVSFVAQTVDWNPAHLYATIEAGYNHPGLSFIRVLQRCPVFQKDLFQTTMSSPDAITLLTHKNGIQVDPAITKIYKNVVEHDPSDINQARTLAGNHDREVIGLLYQNKNAERYDDYGAHNLGISPEDKMRAIHKELDKFAV
- a CDS encoding fumarylacetoacetate hydrolase family protein: MAHVTMHTSGEKIPVSKILCVGQNYREHIIELTPAGKEPDFPTEPVIFMKPPSALIYDGGTILRPSVSNDMHHEVELIIVIGKTGKQISPADAMHHVLGYAVGLDMTLRDLQSEAKRKGRPWTIAKGFDTSACISQVMPKEQTGNIMQQDIKLLVNGTIRQNGNTSDMIFDIAAIVSYVSQFFTLERGDLIYTGTPKGVGPVVTGDQLHAILGNDLLTVHAKVG
- a CDS encoding 2-oxoacid:acceptor oxidoreductase subunit alpha: MKESTSSGGNHASVQKTLIHEHIVEIVSDSGEGAQKAGQSLGMLSAKMGNGVWTVEIIPAEIQPPARSKAGASGIRIRIGSKKITNMGDEADLVVALNEQVLYGRIDQKAFRPGTKILLDNKWAKHDVKKIQDEYTEGLNDLKSRGYDVIEIPIEQESMKHIADPRKGKNMWVFGMLCCIYQRDTAKAENQIRHTFRKKKQDVVDVNLKLFRAGYAWAEQNLKFQYDIPAMATDEQFVVMNGNEAISLGTLAAGIELCSMYPITPATSASHHLAECFEAAGGLIHQAEDEIAAIGFAIGASYAGKTAITITSGPGMALKTEFIGLAVMAEVPLVIVNVQRGGPSTGLPTKVEQGDLLYALYGQPGDAPKIVLAAATIEECFHFVILARRLAEAFRMPVILLSDANLATGVQPYPRPQINQEWFAPPIDQSPWREGVPAFDWDEETGLSRRPIPGQKNGMYTLTGLAHDQRSKVAYEAATNQVGCDMRSRKLAAFLQSLKPPVVNGDPEGDLLIVGWGSTLGAIEEAVHRARALGGRVSSLHLRFLSPIEPGLKDIFKRFKKVMTVEINYSDNLNDPLITPENRRMSQLAWYLRAHTLTDVDCFSNVHGQPIRPGMILDMIKKELSLVENDEPVMA